The window TCCATTCCAGACGAATCCCTACTGGGAAGAGGAAATTAAGATGGGTCCAAGCTTAccaaagaaggggaagaataTCGATCGGTCCAGCAAGAGCTTGAGTCAACGGCGCTTGGCAGCGGCGAGCAGGGACGGCGGTGCGAGTATAGGCGCGGGCAGCAGCGTGATGTTCAACATGGGGAGTCCAACATCTACCGTGGGGCCCAGACCTTCAGTCAGCACGACCATTGCCCCTACGGTGGTAGGAGATGCGGAGATGGCGAGCCCGACGCTGAGCAAAACGATATCGGTATCGACCGCCGACGACTGGAATCTGAAGCCATACCAacgcgaggatgaggaactTTGGGGGCACGAGTATGAGAGTCAGAGGAGGACGCAGAAGCTCGTGGATGCTCTTAAGCAGGCTGGCTCGTCTGCTGGGCGGTTTGTCGAGTCCAAGCTTGGCTTGGAGAAGCAGGTTACTGAGCAGGACCGATACGACTTTTACTTTGCACCGAAAAACCCACCAGTCAACGAATACCACCCACCGGTTGTCAGCAGCAAGCCCGCCCACAAGGATGGGCTTCGCTGGATGTTGCAGCCTCCGCCGCCCGCCAAGGTCATGGAGGGCAAGGTACCGGTTAGCAGAAGCGCGAGTTTGATGAGTGTGAACTCGAGAAGGACGGTATCGACAGTGGGAAGCGGGTCATTGGGCAGACTGGTTGGCGAGAAGGCTCTTGAGGCTAAGAGTCGGAGAGGCGAGACGCCATTCGACGACAGTTTGTCGTCCGCGTCGCTTGCTAggacaaggtcaagaaggaCAACCGTTTCGACCGTGCGGACAAGAAGCCGTCGGACTACACGAGCgaccagcttctcgaccGAATCCGATGACTCCTCTGACGATCTTCACCACCGAAtggcgagaaggagaaacCACCGCCCAGTAGCCACTCCCGAAGTTGACTCTGACGACGAGAAGGAATACAACACCAAGAGCATTGAGGCGGGTATTTCTGTCACCCCTCCCATgccaacccacccaacacATGCTGCCCAAAAACCAAGACTGGCTACCATCCTCAGCTCTGCGGTCGTTGACCAggtcccatcatcacaaaaGACATCCTCTTCGCCACTTCAAGAAGTCACCAACAGCACAACAACAGTCACGAATTCGAGATCAACAGAATCGTCTGGCAAGATCGCAGCTTGAAAACATGAAAGGCTGATGATCAtgtttccttttttttcgtttCTTCCTTCTCTCAGTCTGTCTCTGGAAATTGGGaaagcatcatcatcatcatcatcatcatcatcatcatcatcattattgGGTGTTTTTATTGAACCTCATCAGCAtattttttttgtgtttttctGTGGTATCGAAACCTCTCGCATTTGCACATCAAGGGGGTCGGCAGGGGGTATCGtcgtttgttttgtttcaaATACTACTACTAGTTGTTTGTGCTGGGCgctggtgttggaggagtttTTGTCTTTTTATGGGGCTACCTAGGCCATCTCGCCTGGAAGGGGCTATAAATGCAAAATTGCCTTTACTGTCATCCGTCTTTTACTTTTAATTCCGTTTTTGTTTCCTGTCAGCATTGCACCAAAGTAAGAGCATGCCCTTGGATTTTGTCTACTTGTTTaactgtctctctctctattgTTAGTGGTTGGCGCCTAGTTCCTAAACGTCTTTGGTCAAATATAGTGTTATGAAaaggtgatggggtggttgtggggtgatgatgaggttgatggcgaAGGTAGCGTGGTAGAAATTGAAAGAATTATCATTACAATCAGGTGCCTGAACAACTTGACGAGTGATGCCATGCCTTGGCTGTTGGATGACTTCAGGCCAGCATAAGATTTGTCTGCTTTTTCTAGCTTCACAGTAAGATATTGGCTAGATTTCTACCCTCCAGCTTTCCGTTTGAACCCCATTCAGAATAGTAATACAAAACACCGATAACGCCCTTTTTTTTCGCTTTGATCATGGCAACAAAAGTTTACAAATGcatacccccctcctcatcatccacacccatatccctcatcctctcctccatcctccgtCTTAGTTCCTCATCACCGATCGAGCCCCCTTGTTGTGCTTGTCCACCCCCGGCaacatcatccatcaccacctccccattgaCAATCCTCCCAGCCTGGAAAGTCCCATCCGTCCAGGCCGAGTGCCTTTCCCCATTTGtctctgccaccaccccagGCTCTTGCTTGTCGAGTTTTCCTATTTCTTCTTTCGACTGGAACTCTGTCCAGCTGAGCCCGCGGGTCTCGACCTCTGCCTTGACGAGGCTGATGCGCTCTTGCATGCGGGCGATGACGATGTTGTTTTCGGAGATGGCTTCCACGCAGACGGGGTCGGGGGTaccggaggaggggtgggcgAAGGGGTGGAGCTGCTCGTTGGAGTAGTCGAGGTGGGCGATTGAGTTGCGGAGCTCGAGGACTTTtaggtggagggaggggagggggagggaggggagggcggaggcgaaggcggagggggttATGGGTGTGCTGGAGGATGacattgtggttgtggttggatAGAAGGGTTGGTGGTTAGGATTGGAGTTGTCGAGTTGAGGGGATTGGGAGTTGGGGAAAAAGACTGGGGGGCGTGGAGAgtgtgtggtgttttgtttgaaAGATTGACTGTTCTGTTTGATGGTGGAACGCTGCTGGATGGAAGAGCTTCGattgatggcggcggcggcaaaaCAGCCAGGGTCCCACGTGGAGCAGTCGCCCTCGCTCCCGCAGTGGGGTCGCTTGATGGAAGGTAATCTGACCAATCAGACACACCAATATTGCCGGGACGTGCCGGAAAGAAGTGGTGGGTTCAAAGGAACGCTTTCGATTTtcgtcttttctttttggtagCGGAGGGCCCAAGCTTCCTGTTCCACCACATTCAACCCACCATTTCCCGCTCCACCAAAGCTTTCCCACAATTTGATGGTCAGTTTGCGCAGGTCGGCGCAACGGCTGGCGCCTGATTTGCGACAATGAGCTGCTCTTCACTGGGTGTGAATGCCTTCCGGCCCAGTGTCCAGTTAGCCACTCACCATCTTTCCAGACTCTCCCGTCCAGTGTCCACGCCGATCGTCTTTCCGGTCCGGTTTCTCTCGTCGACCCCTCCGCCATGTCATAGCCGACAGTTCCAGCATAGACGACGATCCAGTCGGAACATCACCAgtcacaccctcctccgaaAGCCATTGCCGTGGCCGACAGCCGCGCAACGATTCGGGGTTCGAACGgtctttggggggaggatagTATACAAGCACTACATCGAGCTGCCGCCCAATTATACCGATGAGGATGGGTTGGATTTTACAAGCAAGGATCTCAGGCCTGAAGAAGTCCACGCGATCTTTGGGGACGATATTGATGCATACAATGCAAATAAACTGCTAAAGATTATTCACGGCCGCCGCGTCGCTGGCAGTCTCGAAGACCCTACGGTTGCGGGCCGCTCCTACGGCTATACTGTGGAGCAACGGCAAAAGGCTCTTGCCTATCTTCGGGATCACTACCCAGTTGATGAGATTGCCAATGCTGGTCTGCGCGCTGAAGACGAGCTGGCGGCTctggaggcgttggaggaagACGCCACGCCCGAAACCacggaggaactggatgCCAAGAAGGTGCCGCGAGAACCGACCGGGAAGACCAATAAGCTGTACAAGGGCGCGATACAAAAGAACAAGAGTGTCTATGGTGACAGTGTGGTGGAACAGCTCCGCATCGAAAACGAGGCGAAGTGggcggccgagaagaagcgtctggaggaggaagaagcaaaGAAGGCAGAGGAAAGGAACGGAGTTGCTGGTCCCCTCACGCCGCTCACCCATCCGGAAAAGTTTGGGAAACTCAGCCCTACGGTACAGAAATGGATCACGTCTGCTACGTCTGACTTGAAGGAACCACCGAAGCTGTCGGCTTGGCAGCGTCTTTGGCCTTCGGCAACGTTTGTGCTTGTGTTGCTTGGTGGCCTGGGGGTTTACGTTTATACCTACAAGCCGGCGAAGCGCAACGAACGCTGGTTTCCTGAGATTCCCCCAGCAGCTGCGACGGTTGGTGCGCTCATTCTTTTGAACACGTTGGTCCATGCGGCCTGGAAATTTCCCGCGCTGTGGGCGCCGTTCAACAAGTACTTGTTGATCACGCCGGCGGTTCCCAAACCGTTTGCTCTCCTTGGCGCCATGTTTTCTCACCAGGCGTTTGGTCACTTGGCGGTCAACATGGGCTTTCTATGGGTTGTTGGCACCTTGCTCCACGATGACATTGGACGGGCCAAGTTCCTTGGGCTTTACCTTGGGAGCGGTCTCGTGGCGGCGATGACTTCGATGACGGAGTTTGTGCTCCGCCAGAGGTGGAATATCAGCACGTTGGGAGCGTCGGGTGCGGTTTATGGTGCTATTGGAGCGTACTGCTGGATGCACCGGCTTGACGGCCACCGGATTTTTGGgttccctcccccgccgagTGAAGGGTTGAAGGGGATTGTCTTTTTGGCCTTTGTTGTCGCGACGAACATCTCATTCTTGTTTTCGAGGGCTGCACGGAGCAGGATAGATGTTACGTCTCATTTTGCGGGGCTGGCGGCTGGCGTAGCTGCGGGAGAATGGATCTTGCGCAGGAAGGAggcagagaagaaggcgaggatggagccGATGGCGGTTAGGGTGAGTAAGGTGTAAGTGGGTGTAAAGACTAGGTAGGAGTGGGAGTGTGTGTTGTTTCACAGGATATAAACTAGGGCTCATCTTGCATCACCAATGGGGAATTCTTTGTTGTATGGACACCtacagagagagaaacatGATTAAGGTCGCCTGCGGAACGCAAACCAACCTATCTGCAGACACGTTTTAATTCTCGCGATTTTGCTTACCAAGACTGGAAACAGAAGGTtttgtgtgtgcgtgtgttgGGGCCGAATAACaatgaagaaaaagggggtgctCAGGAGATGGGGTTTGTTTACAGATTTCCCATTCTGGACAATTTATCTCAGCTCCCTCCCTGTGCCGACTAGCCGGAATTGTAAAGGGGTGATTGGTCAATTAGCAATCGGTATTGCGGAAAGAAAGACTCCACATGAAGGAGAGCACAGGCGCTGACGCAAGAATGCGACGCCAAGAGAGCGAGGTTCACGATGATGGCTTTTtttttagtttttttttgggttttttggCAGGCCTCCAACATCTA is drawn from Podospora pseudocomata strain CBS 415.72m chromosome 1 map unlocalized CBS415.72m_1, whole genome shotgun sequence and contains these coding sequences:
- a CDS encoding uncharacterized protein (EggNog:ENOG503P1ZS), which produces MSYLSAVQSALFYYLACTPCYACVGNHKAARQARKEREMKAQIILEQPHLYRHPDPFQTNPYWEEEIKMGPSLPKKGKNIDRSSKSLSQRRLAAASRDGGASIGAGSSVMFNMGSPTSTVGPRPSVSTTIAPTVVGDAEMASPTLSKTISVSTADDWNLKPYQREDEELWGHEYESQRRTQKLVDALKQAGSSAGRFVESKLGLEKQVTEQDRYDFYFAPKNPPVNEYHPPVVSSKPAHKDGLRWMLQPPPPAKVMEGKVPVSRSASLMSVNSRRTVSTVGSGSLGRLVGEKALEAKSRRGETPFDDSLSSASLARTRSRRTTVSTVRTRSRRTTRATSFSTESDDSSDDLHHRMARRRNHRPVATPEVDSDDEKEYNTKSIEAGISVTPPMPTHPTHAAQKPRLATILSSAVVDQVPSSQKTSSSPLQEVTNSTTTVTNSRSTESSGKIAA
- a CDS encoding uncharacterized protein (EggNog:ENOG503P76K) encodes the protein MSSSSTPITPSAFASALPSLPLPSLHLKVLELRNSIAHLDYSNEQLHPFAHPSSGTPDPVCVEAISENNIVIARMQERISLVKAEVETRGLSWTEFQSKEEIGKLDKQEPGVVAETNGERHSAWTDGTFQAGRIVNGEVVMDDVAGGGQAQQGGSIGDEELRRRMEERMRDMGVDDEEGGMHL
- a CDS encoding uncharacterized protein (MEROPS:MER0015472; COG:T; EggNog:ENOG503P1NA) translates to MSCSSLGVNAFRPSVQLATHHLSRLSRPVSTPIVFPVRFLSSTPPPCHSRQFQHRRRSSRNITSHTLLRKPLPWPTAAQRFGVRTVFGGRIVYKHYIELPPNYTDEDGLDFTSKDLRPEEVHAIFGDDIDAYNANKLLKIIHGRRVAGSLEDPTVAGRSYGYTVEQRQKALAYLRDHYPVDEIANAGLRAEDELAALEALEEDATPETTEELDAKKVPREPTGKTNKLYKGAIQKNKSVYGDSVVEQLRIENEAKWAAEKKRLEEEEAKKAEERNGVAGPLTPLTHPEKFGKLSPTVQKWITSATSDLKEPPKLSAWQRLWPSATFVLVLLGGLGVYVYTYKPAKRNERWFPEIPPAAATVGALILLNTLVHAAWKFPALWAPFNKYLLITPAVPKPFALLGAMFSHQAFGHLAVNMGFLWVVGTLLHDDIGRAKFLGLYLGSGLVAAMTSMTEFVLRQRWNISTLGASGAVYGAIGAYCWMHRLDGHRIFGFPPPPSEGLKGIVFLAFVVATNISFLFSRAARSRIDVTSHFAGLAAGVAAGEWILRRKEAEKKARMEPMAVRVSKV